From a single Endozoicomonas euniceicola genomic region:
- a CDS encoding ISAzo13-like element transposase-related protein yields the protein MVYYPPCHSKYNPIERGWSYLEKHWNGSLLNTVTSVLEWTKTMVWKCMNPIVKLLDQPYQKGVRLSKQELAEIQPHIIRHPELKKWGVTIVPEPVNY from the coding sequence CTGGTTTACTACCCTCCCTGCCACAGCAAATACAATCCGATTGAACGAGGCTGGTCTTATCTCGAAAAACATTGGAATGGGAGCCTTCTGAACACAGTAACGTCTGTTTTGGAGTGGACAAAGACAATGGTATGGAAATGCATGAACCCGATAGTGAAGCTACTTGATCAACCGTATCAAAAAGGTGTGAGACTGAGTAAACAAGAATTAGCTGAAATACAGCCTCACATCATTCGCCACCCTGAGTTAAAGAAATGGGGTGTGACAATTGTTCCGGAGCCGGTAAATTATTGA
- a CDS encoding efflux RND transporter periplasmic adaptor subunit, whose protein sequence is MSKARMVALLCALPICALPAVSAATTDVSVIKAEYRPIFQQKTYSTSLTAAQRITLISQTSGAVVEKMVRNGQNVSIGDVIVQLDDRDYQLNHRESEANLDLAKANYREAQNELKRSSKLYKSGGMSQSRFEQVETQFIKATASKELAEVNEQRAALALERTRIRAKAAGKVINLYLDEGQHVTEGSHVCDIINDEKIDAIVELPSNDRFLQAVDTLSAHLSVDSANYSQSGQLFAIDGAIDPTKSTLRVRYRFNNEGQLLDGHFGKVTLSNNNGEGNITVPQSSVLSDRQGQYVYVANNGILEQKRVQSLGKYETSELVNGLQKDDLVVVSGTIKLYPGQEVKANLVEGGEG, encoded by the coding sequence ATGTCTAAGGCCAGAATGGTTGCACTGCTGTGCGCTCTGCCAATATGCGCACTGCCAGCGGTAAGCGCCGCAACAACGGATGTTTCTGTGATCAAGGCAGAATACCGCCCCATTTTCCAGCAAAAAACTTACAGCACATCACTGACGGCTGCGCAGCGGATTACGCTTATTTCGCAGACCTCAGGGGCTGTCGTTGAGAAAATGGTACGCAACGGACAGAACGTCAGCATTGGGGATGTGATCGTTCAACTGGATGACCGCGATTACCAGCTAAACCATAGAGAGAGTGAAGCCAACCTCGACCTGGCAAAAGCCAATTATCGTGAAGCGCAAAACGAACTGAAACGGTCCAGTAAGCTTTACAAAAGCGGGGGCATGTCCCAGTCCCGGTTTGAGCAGGTAGAAACCCAGTTTATCAAGGCAACAGCCAGCAAAGAGCTGGCCGAAGTCAATGAGCAACGAGCCGCCCTGGCACTGGAACGTACCAGAATCCGGGCGAAAGCTGCCGGTAAAGTTATCAACCTGTATCTGGATGAGGGGCAACACGTGACGGAAGGCTCACATGTGTGCGACATCATCAATGACGAAAAAATTGATGCCATTGTTGAACTGCCCAGCAATGACCGTTTTCTGCAAGCCGTTGATACGCTGTCAGCACATCTGAGCGTTGACAGTGCCAACTACAGCCAGTCCGGTCAGCTGTTTGCCATTGACGGTGCCATTGATCCTACCAAGAGTACCCTCAGGGTTCGCTACCGGTTTAACAATGAGGGACAGTTGCTGGACGGACACTTCGGCAAAGTCACCCTCAGCAATAACAATGGTGAAGGCAATATCACTGTGCCTCAGTCGTCTGTTCTGAGCGACCGCCAGGGGCAATATGTTTATGTCGCTAACAACGGCATTCTGGAGCAGAAACGGGTGCAATCACTGGGTAAATATGAAACCAGTGAACTGGTTAACGGATTGCAGAAGGATGACCTGGTGGTCGTCAGTGGCACCATCAAGCTCTACCCGGGACAGGAAGTGAAAGCAAACCTGGTAGAGGGTGGTGAAGGATGA
- a CDS encoding efflux RND transporter permease subunit produces MSRFFINRPNFAIVVALFMTIVGAIALKVLPVGQYPNVAPPTVMVYVTMDGGSTDVMQKSVATLIEKEVNGVEGMTYMKSNIGNDGSYGLEIQFEIGLDADRAVTLVQNRVNKTVSNLPEGARRYGVTVEKVSSGMLMAFSVRDDSGRMDDIELSNWTSMSLKEGLQRISGVSRVMVLGEKNYSMRIWLDPQKMNALSMTVDEVQAALLEQNQILAAGRAGLSPSEGDNSWEYTFKVDSALQEPEDFANVIIRADSTGIIKIKDVARVELGSVQYMANSYYNNQAATTVFMYRSPTSNAMEVGKAAKEFLANTPRPDGLAIEIPYDGTVFVEAAINDIFKTLRDALILVTLITMLFLQSWRVTLITIASIPVSLITTFAIMLASGMTINIVSMFGLILAIGIVVDAAIIVIENVERLWEDDPSLSVRDAVLKSMEEVTGPIIASMLVLLSVFGPTLFMPGMTGILYGQFGIAISAAVVVSTVVALVLTPVLCMLLMKQGESKKIWLYRVFDKGVNQTRDGFGHLVSFFGRRLFMSAALILGLFGSIWLLGNQTSTGFLPDEDKGTLFAVVMLPDGSALHRTDSALETLSDQMRGIEGIKSVVTVAGFNLITNSTGPNAGLMLITLDDYEKRQGIEALSLWSVLGQTQGILDAEDKVFGMVFPPPAIPELGLVAGFDLMFKDTQARDPVELAEASYAFIEKINADLRVVGAYTTFTANTPNIKLEIDREKIKMMGLQMDQVFNTIQAQFAGAYSGKFNMNGRNFFVFVQAEQTTRKYIEDLNVLTVRNQHGELINISSIVTPTVVFGPQVLQQFNLNQAVNINGYPAPGYSSGDAIKAVEEAAEALPAGYEIEWAGLTKQELAAGNSAVIAFALAILFTYLLLVAQYESWVIALCIILSVPTAALGTLGIVFLMGTDVNLYVQIAMVLLVGMSARNAILIVEFAKKLREEEGYGIVDAAVTATRMRFRAVMMTALSFVFGLFPLMFSTGAGYAAQQSIGWAACGGMVSATFLGMLVVPVIYVLLQTVRERVMKKVTGSVSAASVN; encoded by the coding sequence ATGAGTCGCTTTTTCATTAACCGACCGAACTTTGCGATTGTCGTCGCCCTGTTCATGACCATCGTTGGTGCCATTGCCCTGAAAGTGCTGCCGGTCGGCCAGTACCCCAACGTGGCTCCTCCCACCGTTATGGTTTACGTCACCATGGATGGTGGCTCGACGGATGTTATGCAGAAGTCTGTGGCCACTTTGATCGAGAAAGAGGTCAACGGCGTGGAAGGCATGACTTACATGAAGTCCAACATCGGCAACGATGGTTCCTACGGCCTTGAAATCCAGTTTGAAATCGGGCTGGACGCTGACCGGGCCGTGACCCTGGTGCAGAACCGGGTCAATAAAACCGTATCCAACCTGCCGGAAGGCGCACGCCGTTATGGTGTTACGGTGGAAAAAGTGTCGTCGGGGATGTTGATGGCCTTTTCGGTACGTGACGACAGTGGTCGTATGGATGATATCGAACTGTCCAACTGGACGTCCATGAGCCTGAAGGAAGGACTGCAACGAATCTCCGGCGTATCCAGGGTCATGGTTCTGGGTGAAAAGAACTACTCCATGCGCATCTGGCTGGACCCTCAGAAAATGAACGCCCTGTCCATGACGGTGGATGAAGTTCAGGCCGCCCTGTTAGAACAGAACCAGATTCTGGCTGCCGGGCGCGCCGGTCTTTCCCCCAGCGAAGGCGACAACTCCTGGGAATATACCTTCAAGGTCGACAGCGCGCTGCAAGAGCCCGAAGACTTCGCGAACGTTATTATCCGCGCTGACTCCACCGGCATCATCAAGATAAAAGACGTCGCCAGGGTTGAGCTGGGCTCTGTGCAGTACATGGCCAACTCCTACTACAACAACCAGGCAGCGACGACGGTCTTCATGTATCGCTCCCCCACCTCTAACGCCATGGAAGTGGGTAAGGCTGCCAAGGAGTTCCTGGCGAACACACCACGGCCTGACGGGCTTGCTATCGAAATCCCTTACGACGGCACCGTGTTCGTAGAAGCGGCCATCAACGATATCTTCAAAACGCTGCGCGACGCTTTGATACTGGTGACACTGATCACCATGCTGTTCCTGCAAAGCTGGCGGGTTACCCTGATTACCATCGCCAGTATTCCGGTATCGCTGATCACCACCTTTGCCATCATGCTGGCCTCCGGCATGACCATCAACATTGTCTCCATGTTTGGCCTGATCCTGGCTATCGGTATCGTGGTGGACGCTGCCATCATCGTTATCGAGAACGTCGAGCGCCTGTGGGAAGACGATCCTAGCCTGTCCGTCCGGGATGCGGTTCTGAAGTCCATGGAAGAAGTGACCGGCCCGATCATCGCCTCTATGCTGGTACTGCTGTCGGTGTTTGGCCCAACCTTGTTCATGCCGGGCATGACCGGGATTCTTTACGGCCAGTTTGGTATCGCTATTTCTGCGGCGGTGGTCGTGTCAACAGTGGTCGCCCTGGTGCTGACGCCGGTTCTGTGCATGCTGCTGATGAAGCAGGGCGAAAGCAAGAAAATCTGGTTGTACCGGGTATTCGACAAAGGCGTTAACCAGACCCGTGACGGCTTCGGACACCTGGTCAGCTTCTTTGGCCGCCGTCTGTTTATGTCGGCGGCGCTGATTCTCGGTCTGTTTGGCAGTATCTGGCTGCTGGGCAACCAGACCTCCACCGGTTTTCTTCCCGATGAAGACAAAGGCACCCTGTTCGCCGTAGTGATGCTGCCTGACGGTTCCGCTTTGCACCGTACTGACAGTGCGCTGGAAACTCTGTCTGACCAGATGCGCGGCATTGAAGGCATAAAATCCGTGGTAACCGTGGCAGGCTTTAACCTGATCACCAACTCTACCGGCCCTAACGCTGGCCTGATGCTGATCACCCTGGACGACTACGAAAAGCGTCAGGGTATTGAGGCTTTGAGCCTGTGGTCGGTACTGGGACAAACCCAGGGGATTCTGGACGCGGAAGATAAGGTGTTTGGTATGGTATTCCCACCTCCGGCTATTCCTGAGCTGGGTCTGGTGGCGGGTTTTGACCTGATGTTCAAAGACACTCAGGCCCGTGATCCGGTGGAACTGGCTGAAGCGTCCTATGCCTTTATCGAAAAGATCAACGCGGACCTGCGGGTGGTAGGCGCCTACACCACGTTTACCGCCAACACCCCGAATATCAAGCTTGAAATCGACCGCGAGAAAATCAAGATGATGGGGCTGCAAATGGATCAGGTATTCAATACCATTCAGGCGCAGTTTGCAGGAGCGTATTCCGGTAAGTTCAACATGAACGGTCGTAACTTCTTTGTGTTCGTTCAGGCGGAACAGACAACCCGGAAGTATATTGAAGACCTCAATGTTCTGACCGTTCGCAACCAGCATGGTGAGTTGATCAATATCAGCAGTATTGTTACACCGACCGTCGTGTTTGGCCCCCAGGTTCTGCAACAGTTCAACCTTAACCAGGCAGTTAACATTAATGGCTACCCGGCACCGGGCTACTCCTCCGGTGACGCCATCAAAGCGGTGGAAGAAGCCGCAGAGGCACTGCCGGCGGGTTATGAAATTGAATGGGCCGGTCTGACCAAACAGGAGCTGGCCGCCGGTAACTCAGCGGTTATCGCTTTCGCTCTCGCCATTCTGTTTACCTATCTGCTGCTGGTCGCGCAGTATGAATCCTGGGTGATCGCCCTCTGTATCATTCTGTCGGTACCTACCGCTGCGCTGGGTACACTGGGTATCGTCTTCCTGATGGGTACGGACGTGAACCTTTATGTGCAGATTGCCATGGTGCTACTGGTGGGCATGTCAGCACGTAATGCCATCCTGATTGTGGAGTTCGCTAAAAAACTGCGGGAAGAAGAAGGTTACGGGATTGTTGACGCTGCCGTCACCGCCACCCGGATGCGTTTCCGTGCGGTGATGATGACAGCCCTGAGCTTTGTCTTCGGCCTGTTCCCACTGATGTTCTCTACCGGCGCCGGTTACGCAGCCCAACAGTCTATCGGCTGGGCAGCCTGTGGCGGTATGGTATCCGCGACCTTCCTCGGAATGCTGGTTGTACCGGTTATCTACGTACTGTTGCAAACGGTGCGGGAACGAGTAATGAAAAAAGTAACAGGATCAGTGTCTGCTGCTTCTGTAAACTAG
- a CDS encoding DUF2237 family protein, which yields MKAETSDQKNVLGEPLQPCCFNPTTGVFRDGYCHATKNDPGLHLVCARMTKDFLEYSLLQGNDLITPKPEFDFPGLQAGDRWCLCAMRWKQAFDAGLAPPVYLKSTHEQALEVTSLQDLKSCAIDIH from the coding sequence ATGAAAGCGGAAACCAGCGATCAGAAGAATGTACTTGGGGAACCATTGCAGCCCTGCTGTTTCAATCCCACCACCGGTGTTTTTCGGGACGGCTATTGTCATGCCACCAAAAACGATCCTGGATTACATCTGGTCTGCGCCCGTATGACCAAAGACTTTCTGGAATATTCCCTGTTGCAGGGCAATGACCTGATTACACCGAAACCGGAGTTTGATTTCCCCGGACTTCAGGCAGGCGACCGCTGGTGTCTGTGCGCCATGCGCTGGAAGCAGGCTTTTGACGCGGGTCTGGCACCCCCGGTGTATTTAAAGTCTACCCATGAGCAGGCTCTGGAAGTCACCTCATTACAGGATCTGAAATCCTGTGCCATTGATATTCACTAG